A window of Petrotoga miotherma DSM 10691 contains these coding sequences:
- a CDS encoding sugar ABC transporter ATP-binding protein gives MLLEMVDITKTFPGVLALDKVSFNLKEKEIHALLGENGAGKSTLIKILGGIYQADSGEIILNGEKVIFRSPIEAKKRGIAIIHQELMLAENLSIAENIFLGKEKGNFLNIDFKSMAIEAKKYLKMLDFEIDPKIKVSKLNVSEKQLVEIAKAIASQAKIIVMDEPTATITEHETRTLFKVMRDLREKGISIIFITHKLEEVYQIADRVTVLRDGKLVGSGNLEELNQDDLIKMMVGREIKDMFPKFNKVRDKIVLQVEEFEIRGKVYPLSFEVREGEIFGITGLVGCGKSELALGLFGAYKSTFKNFIVDDQKVEELKTPSQALKKGIVLVPEDRKSQGLVQLLTVVDNITIPNAEEFAPIFNIDWKKATEETKNQIKKYNIKVSSDKQKVKNLSGGNQQKVVLAKFLLKQPKIAILVEPTRGIDVGAKIEVYKLINDLANRGIGVILVTSEIPEILGLCDRVLIMHRGRKTALLEKEEMTPENILKAGMGLVELV, from the coding sequence ATGTTATTAGAAATGGTAGATATTACAAAAACCTTCCCAGGGGTTTTAGCACTTGACAAAGTAAGTTTCAACTTAAAAGAAAAAGAAATACATGCCCTACTTGGAGAAAACGGAGCTGGCAAAAGTACGTTAATCAAAATACTTGGTGGGATTTATCAGGCAGATAGTGGCGAGATAATTTTAAATGGGGAAAAAGTAATCTTTCGATCACCTATAGAAGCAAAAAAAAGAGGAATAGCCATAATACACCAGGAATTAATGCTAGCTGAAAATTTATCGATTGCTGAAAATATATTTTTAGGAAAAGAGAAAGGCAATTTCTTAAATATCGATTTTAAATCTATGGCTATCGAAGCAAAAAAATATCTTAAAATGCTTGATTTTGAAATAGATCCAAAAATAAAGGTTTCTAAGCTAAATGTATCAGAAAAACAGTTGGTGGAAATTGCGAAGGCTATAGCATCACAAGCCAAAATTATCGTTATGGACGAACCTACCGCTACAATTACTGAACACGAAACAAGAACTTTATTTAAGGTTATGAGGGATCTTAGAGAAAAGGGGATTTCTATTATTTTTATAACCCACAAACTCGAAGAAGTTTATCAAATTGCCGATAGGGTAACCGTCCTTAGAGATGGTAAATTGGTGGGTTCTGGAAATTTAGAAGAGCTAAACCAAGATGACCTGATAAAGATGATGGTAGGAAGAGAAATAAAAGATATGTTCCCTAAATTTAATAAGGTAAGAGATAAAATTGTCCTACAAGTTGAGGAATTTGAAATTCGTGGTAAGGTTTATCCACTTTCTTTTGAAGTTAGGGAAGGGGAAATATTTGGAATAACAGGATTGGTTGGTTGTGGAAAATCTGAACTGGCATTGGGGCTTTTTGGAGCATACAAATCAACCTTCAAAAACTTTATTGTAGATGACCAAAAGGTAGAAGAGCTTAAGACTCCCTCTCAGGCGTTGAAAAAGGGTATAGTTTTGGTTCCTGAGGACAGAAAATCTCAAGGGCTTGTTCAGCTTTTGACTGTTGTTGATAACATAACTATTCCCAATGCTGAAGAATTCGCTCCTATTTTCAATATTGATTGGAAAAAAGCTACAGAAGAGACTAAAAATCAGATCAAAAAATATAATATAAAAGTATCGTCTGACAAACAGAAGGTGAAAAACTTGTCTGGCGGAAATCAACAGAAGGTTGTATTAGCAAAATTTTTGTTAAAACAACCAAAAATTGCTATCCTTGTAGAACCTACTCGAGGAATAGACGTTGGAGCTAAAATAGAAGTTTATAAGCTTATAAACGATTTAGCTAATAGAGGAATAGGAGTGATTTTAGTGACTTCAGAGATTCCGGAAATTTTGGGGTTATGTGACAGAGTTCTGATAATGCATAGAGGTAGAAAAACGGCTTTATTGGAAAAGGAAGAAATGACACCAGAAAATATACTAAAAGCTGGAATGGGGTTGGTTGAGCTTGTTTAA
- a CDS encoding ABC transporter permease, giving the protein MRKNPALVGFIILFVVLSIFTDSFFNLYNIVNVIRQVSIMAIIGFGMTLVIISGGIDLSVGSTFALSAVVMASIVKDGRVLLGIIVGLLIGAAIGAFNGIVISKGKIQPFIVTLATMAIGRSLTLAYTEGIPISIFPDSFRFLGRGDIFGIPVPILIMLGIFFLSLYILKKTKLGLYIYSIGGNEEATKLSGVNVDRYKTIVYMLSGLFSAISAIILTARLNSAQATFGQGYELDAIATVVLGGASLAGGKGGVLGTLFGALLLGTINNGMNLMNISPFYQDLVKGVIILLAVLSEKEE; this is encoded by the coding sequence ATGAGAAAAAATCCCGCCCTCGTTGGTTTTATCATTTTGTTTGTGGTACTTTCAATTTTTACAGACAGTTTCTTTAATCTCTATAATATAGTTAATGTTATTAGACAAGTTTCAATAATGGCTATAATCGGTTTCGGAATGACACTTGTAATAATTTCTGGGGGAATAGATCTCTCTGTTGGTTCAACTTTTGCGCTTAGCGCAGTTGTTATGGCTTCCATAGTCAAAGATGGGAGAGTTCTACTAGGAATAATCGTAGGATTATTAATTGGTGCAGCGATAGGGGCATTTAATGGAATTGTCATCTCGAAAGGCAAGATCCAGCCTTTCATTGTAACTTTGGCTACAATGGCTATAGGAAGGAGTTTAACCTTAGCATACACTGAAGGCATCCCAATCTCGATTTTTCCTGATAGTTTTAGATTTTTGGGTAGAGGGGATATATTTGGGATACCTGTGCCCATTTTGATCATGTTAGGTATATTTTTTCTTTCCCTTTACATACTAAAAAAGACAAAGTTGGGATTGTATATATACTCAATTGGAGGAAATGAAGAAGCCACAAAACTCAGTGGAGTAAACGTGGATAGATATAAAACCATTGTTTATATGTTGAGTGGACTTTTTAGTGCGATCAGCGCTATAATCTTGACAGCAAGATTGAACAGTGCTCAAGCCACTTTTGGACAAGGGTATGAACTTGACGCAATAGCAACAGTCGTTTTGGGCGGAGCAAGTTTAGCTGGAGGAAAAGGTGGAGTGTTAGGAACGTTGTTTGGTGCCCTTCTTCTAGGAACAATTAACAACGGAATGAACTTGATGAATATTTCCCCATTTTATCAAGATTTAGTTAAAGGAGTCATAATACTGTTAGCTGTTCTTTCAGAAAAAGAGGAATAA
- the rbsB gene encoding ribose ABC transporter substrate-binding protein RbsB — MRKVLVFVLLVLFVSTFSFGVKIGLSVSTLNNPFFVDLANGAEDKANELGIELLVVDARDDPAKQLNDIEDLILQRVDMILVNPTDSDAIVAAIEEANDAKIPVITVDRSANGGKVLVHIASDNIAGGRMAGSFIAEQLGGKGKVIELVGVPGTSSARERGQGFNEEISKYPGIEVVARQTANYNRAEGLTVMENLLQAYPDVDAVFAHNDEMALGALEAIKAAGKLQDIIVVGFDATPDALASVEKGELSATIAQQPYRMGELAVEKAYEYLSTETIYFPVPLQLVTK, encoded by the coding sequence ATGAGAAAGGTATTAGTATTTGTATTGTTAGTGTTGTTTGTTTCAACGTTTAGTTTTGGAGTAAAGATAGGTTTATCGGTTTCAACATTAAACAACCCATTTTTTGTAGACTTAGCAAACGGTGCAGAAGATAAAGCTAATGAATTAGGGATAGAACTGTTGGTAGTTGATGCCCGAGACGATCCAGCAAAGCAACTAAACGATATAGAAGATCTGATATTACAAAGAGTCGACATGATTTTAGTAAATCCTACTGACAGCGACGCTATTGTAGCAGCTATTGAAGAAGCAAACGACGCTAAAATCCCAGTAATAACTGTTGATAGAAGTGCAAATGGTGGAAAAGTTCTAGTTCACATAGCTTCAGACAACATTGCTGGAGGAAGGATGGCAGGTAGTTTCATTGCGGAACAATTAGGAGGAAAAGGAAAAGTCATAGAATTGGTCGGAGTTCCGGGAACTTCTTCTGCAAGAGAAAGAGGCCAAGGTTTCAACGAAGAAATATCGAAATATCCTGGTATTGAAGTCGTAGCCAGACAAACAGCAAACTACAATAGGGCTGAAGGATTAACCGTTATGGAAAACCTACTTCAGGCTTATCCAGACGTAGACGCCGTTTTTGCTCATAACGATGAAATGGCTTTGGGTGCATTGGAGGCAATAAAGGCTGCTGGTAAGTTACAAGACATCATTGTTGTGGGATTTGATGCCACTCCCGATGCATTAGCTTCTGTTGAAAAAGGTGAACTTAGTGCAACAATAGCTCAACAACCTTACAGAATGGGAGAACTGGCAGTTGAAAAAGCTTATGAATATTTGAGTACAGAGACAATTTACTTCCCCGTTCCACTTCAATTAGTAACAAAATAA
- the rbsK gene encoding ribokinase — protein MIAVIGSSNMDIVFNVEHFTLPGETQKALSLDFYFGGKGANQAVAVAKLSEKPVYFCSCLGDDEYGNQISQNFKKYKIEGYYVQKNEKTGRAYIEVENSGENRIIIFSGANDKVDKEKIDKFFDKYGDEIDICLLQNEIPIQSVEYAISKLKEKGITVIYDPAPVRSTKMESLNGIDFLNPNDKEFMFLCEKEKIDFDENNLAKSMLEFKRISKVKNLIVKMGDKGVKYIDEDENLGKIEPLKVNPVDSTGAGDIFNGAFAVAFSETKDLQKSLNFANTAAAISVERKGAQSSIPKREVILKRLS, from the coding sequence ATGATCGCTGTTATTGGTAGCAGTAACATGGATATTGTATTCAACGTTGAACATTTTACACTTCCTGGAGAAACCCAAAAAGCCCTTTCGTTAGACTTTTATTTTGGCGGTAAAGGGGCAAATCAAGCCGTTGCAGTCGCTAAGTTATCTGAAAAGCCTGTTTACTTTTGTAGTTGCCTAGGTGATGACGAATATGGGAATCAAATTTCTCAAAACTTTAAAAAGTATAAAATAGAAGGTTATTACGTGCAAAAGAATGAAAAAACAGGTAGGGCTTATATAGAGGTCGAGAACAGTGGTGAGAATAGAATAATTATCTTCTCAGGTGCCAATGATAAGGTGGATAAGGAGAAAATAGATAAGTTTTTTGATAAATATGGTGATGAAATAGATATTTGTTTATTGCAAAATGAAATTCCCATCCAAAGCGTTGAGTATGCTATTTCTAAGTTAAAAGAAAAAGGAATAACTGTTATTTACGATCCCGCTCCTGTTAGAAGTACAAAGATGGAAAGTTTAAACGGTATAGATTTCTTAAACCCCAACGATAAAGAGTTTATGTTCCTTTGTGAAAAAGAAAAGATAGATTTCGACGAAAACAACCTTGCTAAATCAATGCTTGAATTTAAAAGAATTAGTAAGGTAAAAAATTTAATTGTGAAGATGGGAGATAAAGGGGTTAAATACATTGATGAAGATGAAAACTTAGGGAAAATTGAACCCCTAAAAGTAAACCCAGTTGATAGTACCGGTGCTGGAGACATCTTTAATGGAGCCTTTGCCGTAGCCTTTTCAGAAACAAAGGATTTACAGAAAAGCCTTAACTTTGCCAATACCGCTGCCGCAATTTCTGTTGAAAGAAAAGGAGCCCAGTCTTCAATCCCTAAAAGAGAAGTAATATTAAAGCGTTTGTCATGA
- a CDS encoding MFS transporter gives MSKLTRKVINLLIFSSISSSFWAIYRVVFNLFLRDLGYTNQFIGRMTSFEMLGAAIIGILIGILGDRIGKKKMIIISSISFGILLLIRSTFPYKNILLVLGFLNGGFMTSRRLLLDSYLMDVTDSSIRGAAFGYNFAIFMASGVLGNFIGGFMGEYLGLRLTLYITGICYAISPILLKNLPKSVRDKRVTLQKVLDFSQYNKEEKYILKYYLLRTAAISFGAGLFVNFGNIIYKDLFNMSPSLIGISLSIAQFGAAAGSALSPVLGKRFGPFKYTFILNGIVIPLIISLGFIRNPFIFIGIYALRFTFMNMTNPVETSSVLSALPKNRVTSIYSLRNAANFLTRSLAAFIFGIVSLLPSGYTYLFLISSVFYTAALIFMYKLFVPLRKNGILHQLYSNNS, from the coding sequence GTGAGTAAACTGACACGAAAAGTTATTAATTTGCTTATTTTTTCGTCCATAAGTAGCTCTTTTTGGGCAATTTATAGGGTTGTTTTTAATTTATTTTTGAGAGATTTGGGTTATACAAATCAGTTCATTGGTCGAATGACCTCTTTTGAAATGCTTGGTGCTGCTATCATTGGGATTTTAATAGGGATCCTTGGGGATAGAATCGGAAAGAAAAAAATGATCATTATATCTTCCATAAGTTTTGGCATTCTATTATTGATAAGAAGTACTTTCCCCTATAAAAATATTTTATTAGTTCTTGGATTTTTAAACGGTGGATTCATGACCTCTAGAAGATTACTCTTGGATTCATACCTGATGGATGTTACAGATAGTTCAATCCGAGGAGCTGCTTTTGGATACAATTTTGCTATTTTTATGGCTAGTGGTGTTTTAGGAAACTTCATAGGTGGTTTTATGGGAGAATATTTGGGTTTAAGGTTGACTCTTTACATAACAGGAATATGCTATGCCATATCACCCATATTGTTAAAAAATTTACCCAAAAGCGTTAGAGATAAAAGAGTCACCCTTCAAAAAGTTTTAGACTTTTCCCAATACAACAAAGAAGAAAAATACATTTTGAAGTACTATCTTTTAAGAACAGCGGCGATATCCTTTGGAGCGGGATTGTTTGTTAATTTTGGAAATATTATATACAAAGATTTATTCAACATGTCCCCTTCCTTGATAGGTATATCTCTGTCAATTGCACAATTCGGCGCCGCTGCTGGCTCTGCCCTTTCACCAGTACTTGGCAAAAGATTTGGCCCTTTTAAATATACGTTCATTTTAAATGGGATAGTTATTCCGTTGATTATAAGTTTGGGTTTTATCCGAAATCCTTTTATTTTTATTGGTATTTACGCTTTGAGATTCACTTTTATGAATATGACCAACCCTGTGGAAACATCCTCTGTTTTGAGTGCACTACCAAAGAACAGAGTCACATCGATATATAGCCTGAGGAATGCTGCCAATTTTTTGACAAGGTCTTTGGCTGCATTCATATTCGGAATAGTAAGTTTACTACCAAGTGGTTATACTTACTTGTTCTTAATTAGCTCCGTGTTTTATACCGCGGCACTGATTTTTATGTATAAATTATTCGTTCCTTTGAGGAAAAACGGCATTTTACATCAGTTGTACAGTAATAATTCATGA
- a CDS encoding gamma-glutamyltransferase family protein: protein MFDPLKFAYPSKRIPIYAKNGMVATTNPLASEIGIDILKKGGNAIDAAVAVAAGLTVLEPTSNGIGSDAFAILYKDGKLYGLNSSGYAPKNLTLELMKEKGFEKIPPYGWESVTVPGAPAAWVTLSDRFGVLPFERLLEPSIKYASEGFPVSPVTAKSWQSAFKRYKKELKGEIFKTWFEVFAPNGNAPDVGEIWKSTHHAKTLESIAQTKAKNFYSGELAQKILSFSKKTGGYFCQEDLESFEPIWVEPLGVNYRGFDVWELPPNGQGIIVLMALNILKGFEMRCKEDPESYHKQIEALKLAFSDGLKYITDIEEMKVSVESLLSEEYANQRRNLIGEYALLPKAGDPYSGGTVYFATADKDGNMVSFIQSNYMGFGSGIVVPNTGISLQNRGTSFSLNEEDHNCLKPLKRPYHTIIPGFITKENKAIGPFGVMGGYMQPQGHLQFLNNFIDFHLNPQAALDAPRWQWVKGKEIMVEKEFPKYILESLIDKGHQIEVSLNSSNFGRGQFIYRTEDGVLIGGTEPRADSNISCF from the coding sequence ATGTTTGATCCATTAAAATTTGCTTATCCATCAAAAAGGATCCCTATTTATGCGAAAAACGGGATGGTGGCAACAACTAATCCATTAGCTTCTGAGATAGGTATAGATATTTTAAAAAAAGGTGGGAACGCGATTGATGCAGCTGTTGCGGTGGCAGCAGGTTTGACCGTCTTGGAACCTACTTCCAACGGCATAGGTAGCGATGCCTTCGCTATACTTTACAAAGACGGTAAACTATATGGGTTGAATTCCAGTGGATACGCTCCAAAAAATCTCACCTTAGAACTAATGAAAGAGAAAGGGTTTGAAAAAATACCTCCATATGGTTGGGAATCAGTTACTGTTCCAGGTGCTCCAGCTGCGTGGGTAACTTTGTCTGATAGATTTGGTGTTCTTCCTTTTGAAAGATTGTTAGAACCATCCATCAAATATGCAAGTGAAGGTTTCCCCGTTTCTCCTGTGACGGCAAAATCATGGCAGAGCGCTTTTAAAAGGTATAAAAAAGAATTAAAGGGAGAAATTTTTAAAACCTGGTTTGAAGTATTTGCCCCAAATGGGAACGCACCTGATGTTGGGGAAATTTGGAAATCTACTCATCACGCAAAGACTTTGGAATCAATTGCCCAGACAAAGGCAAAAAATTTTTATTCTGGAGAACTAGCTCAAAAAATTTTAAGCTTTTCAAAAAAGACGGGAGGCTACTTTTGCCAAGAAGATTTAGAAAGTTTTGAACCTATATGGGTGGAACCACTTGGTGTAAATTACAGAGGATTCGACGTATGGGAATTACCACCAAATGGACAAGGTATAATTGTTTTGATGGCTTTGAATATACTAAAAGGGTTTGAAATGAGATGTAAAGAAGATCCAGAAAGTTACCACAAACAAATAGAAGCCTTAAAGTTGGCTTTTAGCGATGGATTGAAATATATTACTGATATAGAAGAGATGAAAGTATCAGTAGAATCGCTTTTATCAGAAGAATATGCAAACCAACGAAGGAATCTTATTGGTGAATATGCACTATTACCAAAAGCAGGAGATCCCTATTCTGGAGGAACGGTTTACTTTGCAACTGCGGATAAAGATGGAAATATGGTTTCTTTCATTCAAAGTAACTATATGGGATTTGGCTCTGGAATAGTGGTTCCGAATACAGGGATAAGCCTTCAAAACCGAGGAACAAGCTTTTCTTTGAATGAAGAGGATCACAACTGTTTAAAACCATTAAAAAGGCCATACCATACCATTATACCCGGCTTTATAACAAAAGAGAACAAAGCGATAGGACCTTTTGGAGTTATGGGAGGGTACATGCAACCACAAGGCCATTTACAATTCCTTAATAATTTTATCGATTTTCATTTAAATCCTCAGGCAGCCTTGGATGCTCCAAGATGGCAATGGGTGAAAGGCAAGGAAATTATGGTAGAAAAAGAATTTCCAAAGTATATCCTTGAGTCTTTAATAGATAAAGGCCATCAAATAGAAGTTTCATTAAATTCCTCTAATTTTGGAAGAGGACAATTTATATATAGAACAGAGGATGGTGTGCTGATAGGGGGCACCGAACCAAGGGCAGATAGTAACATATCTTGCTTTTAA
- a CDS encoding outer membrane beta-barrel protein, translating into MKKVFATLLVGMLAVFSFAAFEVTGGYVNASVAASETDIATAVMMHGVSVGANYLYDELGVEGGTLLVGGSFDYYFPAEFVDESEVATDLSQMIIGVNAGYRQSLNAFFPDLPFGMYAQGLVNYSLGLGDAKVVASSLGFGGGAGANFVVQNLNMNVGADVLFEKPTLAEDYNEVYKSEFQWRPKFKVYAGVQF; encoded by the coding sequence ATGAAAAAGGTTTTCGCAACGTTGTTGGTAGGTATGTTAGCTGTTTTTAGTTTCGCCGCATTCGAAGTTACAGGTGGTTATGTGAATGCATCAGTAGCGGCTAGTGAGACGGATATAGCAACAGCTGTAATGATGCATGGGGTTAGTGTTGGTGCAAATTATCTGTACGATGAATTAGGTGTAGAAGGTGGAACTTTGTTAGTCGGCGGTTCTTTTGATTATTATTTTCCCGCAGAATTTGTTGATGAAAGTGAAGTTGCTACAGACTTATCTCAAATGATTATAGGTGTCAACGCCGGTTACAGACAGAGTTTAAACGCCTTTTTCCCAGACTTACCATTTGGAATGTATGCACAAGGCTTGGTTAACTATTCATTGGGATTAGGAGATGCTAAGGTTGTAGCAAGCAGTTTAGGTTTCGGTGGTGGAGCTGGAGCAAACTTCGTAGTTCAAAACCTCAATATGAATGTAGGCGCAGATGTTCTATTTGAAAAGCCAACTTTAGCTGAGGATTACAACGAAGTTTATAAGAGTGAGTTCCAATGGAGACCAAAATTCAAGGTTTACGCAGGCGTACAATTCTAA
- a CDS encoding GNAT family N-acetyltransferase, which produces MSKEEFEIYKKKMYEEYSKVLAENLLIPYQEALVRAEDQIDTIWNEDMKKGKNYGYNVISTNNEHVGRIWVFVNYSSKKAFIYDIRIFPKYQKRGFAKSAIKELEEILKKEKVKFLELNVFGNNKVAYNMYKNLGFDETNINLMKGFQKQRVVTLPKFLRFLETLFLKSGYRIVAIEMRKKLK; this is translated from the coding sequence ATGAGCAAAGAAGAGTTTGAAATATACAAAAAGAAAATGTACGAAGAATATTCAAAAGTTTTGGCTGAGAATTTGTTGATTCCATACCAAGAAGCCTTGGTGAGAGCTGAGGATCAAATTGATACCATCTGGAACGAAGATATGAAAAAAGGGAAAAACTACGGTTATAATGTTATAAGCACTAATAATGAACACGTTGGAAGAATATGGGTTTTTGTCAATTACAGTTCTAAAAAAGCGTTTATATACGATATTAGGATTTTTCCTAAGTATCAAAAAAGGGGATTTGCAAAGAGCGCTATAAAAGAATTAGAAGAAATATTAAAAAAAGAAAAGGTAAAATTTCTTGAATTGAATGTTTTTGGGAATAACAAAGTTGCGTATAATATGTATAAAAACCTTGGATTCGACGAGACAAACATTAATTTGATGAAAGGGTTTCAAAAACAGAGAGTTGTTACTTTACCAAAATTTTTGAGGTTTTTAGAAACTCTCTTTTTAAAATCAGGATATAGAATAGTCGCTATCGAGATGAGAAAAAAATTAAAATAA
- a CDS encoding tyrosine-protein phosphatase, translating into MYIDIHCHLLPGVDDGVKTIEETLNELRRYKENDITHVIFTPHVNHPSVKTDITNIKEVYQKVKERIKNEIGLRTYLASELYLTPDYKDFIPFNSFVLIEFPIQPMPIYALDSIFNLQLDGYEVILVHVERYKWLYEHKDIIQRMREMGVLFQVNFEGLKTQEGKYYYDNYLVDFLATDNHGSSNREEVDLSLFKKYSEITKNAFNILGIVP; encoded by the coding sequence ATGTATATCGACATTCATTGTCATCTATTACCTGGAGTTGATGACGGTGTAAAAACTATTGAAGAGACATTAAATGAACTGAGAAGGTATAAAGAAAACGACATTACCCATGTTATTTTTACACCTCATGTCAACCATCCTTCTGTTAAAACAGATATAACTAACATCAAAGAAGTTTATCAAAAGGTAAAAGAAAGAATAAAAAATGAAATTGGTTTAAGGACCTATCTTGCCTCTGAATTATATCTTACTCCAGATTACAAGGATTTTATTCCGTTTAATTCCTTCGTTTTGATAGAATTCCCAATACAACCTATGCCTATTTATGCCCTTGATTCGATATTTAATTTACAATTGGATGGTTATGAAGTTATTCTTGTACATGTGGAACGATACAAATGGTTATATGAACACAAAGACATCATTCAAAGAATGAGAGAAATGGGTGTACTCTTCCAAGTCAATTTTGAAGGGTTAAAAACTCAAGAAGGTAAGTATTATTATGATAATTACTTGGTGGATTTCTTAGCGACTGATAATCATGGAAGTTCGAATAGAGAAGAAGTTGATTTAAGTTTGTTCAAAAAATATTCCGAAATAACCAAAAATGCTTTCAATATTTTAGGAATAGTTCCTTAA
- a CDS encoding GumC family protein — translation MGSTSSKISTEIELIKSRRNLEKVIDNLNLMEYFQAKAENPEDVTRNSVVRALEEMITVSPVSDTNIVRISVQSEDKELARSIANNLAVVYNDLLKSLSQNEYTARRRFIEEQIPLAESDLNAAQDDLRNFKEENNIFLLDEEAKSILQFLVSYDQQINTYQIQMEETKIRLQTLNDTLKSMDQEIISSETISINPVVSNLRNQIVNIQVQLAGLEGTKSPSDPEVLRLKEELNQAQEMLKNEISTIVTSQVKTANPMYISLYSQLIQEQAGQQVLQGTIQSLTTLRNTYQSQLKQLPALEQRLMNYEREVRVKENLYVLLLEKLEEAKIAEAGVIGTASIIDPAFVSPNAVKPNKTLTAAIGGILGIFLGILVVFLIEYLDKKVKDENELKMIVKGYPVLGRIPHLHVDNETKDELIVLRDPVSPISEAYKMLASNINFSNAKEPNVITFSSGGPAEGKTMTASNVAISYAQSGNKTLLIDADMRRPRVERILNLKSKNVGLVNHLLRGVSIEQSVKKPFESLNNFFVLPVGTLPPNPTSILTSNEFKDLLDKLKEYYDKVIIDLPPIMVAPDAMIASRYSDGLVLVTRYGQTLKPTLKAAIENITTSGVKLIGTVINDVNEKSSNYYYYYYYYYSDDGDKSKTKKRRRKTRT, via the coding sequence ATGGGGTCAACTTCATCAAAGATATCGACAGAAATTGAATTGATAAAAAGTAGAAGAAACCTTGAAAAAGTAATCGACAATTTAAACTTAATGGAATATTTTCAAGCAAAAGCTGAAAATCCGGAAGATGTCACAAGAAACAGTGTCGTTCGTGCCCTGGAAGAAATGATCACTGTCTCACCTGTTAGCGATACAAATATCGTACGGATATCGGTTCAAAGTGAAGACAAGGAACTTGCAAGAAGCATCGCTAATAATTTAGCAGTTGTATATAACGATTTATTAAAAAGTTTGTCTCAAAACGAGTACACAGCAAGAAGAAGGTTTATAGAAGAGCAAATTCCATTAGCTGAAAGTGATTTGAACGCTGCTCAAGACGATCTTAGAAATTTTAAAGAGGAAAACAATATTTTTTTGTTAGATGAAGAGGCAAAATCAATATTACAATTTCTGGTCTCCTACGATCAACAGATAAACACTTATCAGATCCAAATGGAAGAAACAAAGATAAGATTGCAAACGTTGAATGACACCTTAAAAAGTATGGATCAGGAAATCATTTCATCTGAAACAATCTCGATAAACCCAGTCGTAAGTAATTTAAGAAATCAAATAGTAAATATACAGGTTCAGCTCGCAGGCTTGGAAGGTACTAAATCCCCATCTGATCCTGAAGTTTTGAGATTAAAGGAAGAGCTGAATCAAGCCCAAGAGATGCTAAAAAATGAGATAAGTACTATTGTAACTTCCCAAGTAAAAACCGCTAATCCAATGTATATTAGCTTGTATTCACAATTGATCCAAGAACAAGCCGGGCAGCAAGTTCTTCAAGGCACAATACAATCTTTAACAACGTTAAGAAACACATATCAATCCCAATTGAAGCAATTACCTGCATTGGAGCAAAGACTTATGAATTACGAAAGAGAGGTAAGAGTAAAAGAAAATCTTTATGTTCTTCTTTTAGAAAAATTAGAAGAGGCTAAGATTGCTGAAGCAGGTGTAATTGGGACTGCAAGTATAATAGACCCTGCCTTTGTTTCCCCAAATGCTGTTAAACCAAATAAAACTCTGACTGCCGCAATAGGAGGGATTTTAGGGATCTTTTTAGGTATACTTGTAGTTTTTCTCATCGAGTATCTGGATAAAAAGGTTAAAGATGAAAATGAATTGAAAATGATAGTTAAGGGGTACCCTGTTCTTGGTAGAATTCCTCATTTGCATGTAGACAACGAAACAAAAGATGAATTAATAGTATTAAGGGATCCAGTCTCACCAATCTCCGAAGCCTACAAGATGCTGGCTTCCAATATTAACTTTTCTAATGCTAAAGAACCTAATGTTATTACCTTTTCCAGTGGTGGCCCCGCTGAAGGTAAAACAATGACTGCTTCCAATGTTGCTATTTCTTACGCCCAAAGCGGTAACAAAACCTTGTTGATAGACGCCGATATGAGAAGACCCAGAGTTGAAAGGATTTTGAATTTAAAAAGTAAGAATGTAGGGCTAGTTAACCATTTATTGAGAGGAGTTTCTATAGAACAATCTGTAAAGAAGCCGTTTGAGTCTCTCAATAACTTTTTTGTTTTACCTGTTGGAACTTTACCTCCAAATCCTACCTCTATATTAACTTCAAATGAATTTAAAGATCTACTCGATAAACTCAAGGAGTATTACGATAAGGTCATTATTGATCTTCCACCAATAATGGTTGCTCCTGATGCTATGATTGCATCAAGATATTCAGATGGACTGGTATTAGTGACTCGATATGGACAAACTTTGAAACCAACTTTAAAAGCTGCGATTGAAAACATAACAACATCAGGGGTAAAACTCATTGGAACGGTTATAAATGATGTAAACGAAAAATCCTCTAATTATTACTACTATTACTATTATTATTACTCGGATGATGGGGATAAAAGCAAGACAAAGAAGAGAAGAAGAAAAACTAGAACATAG